Genomic window (Ancylothrix sp. D3o):
GCTTTACTGAAATCATAGTTGATAGTTATCCCCGGACCACCGGACCCTTGCCGATAAATTGGGTTAAACCGGCCAAAGCGCGAGATCGAACCTTGGCTATCGCTGGCAAATAAGGGGTTAAAGGTAAAGGTGTTGCTAAAATATTCACCCTCATTCGCATCAACAAAGATTGTGGCGTTTCCTATCGGGAAACGATAATAGAGCTTATGGATTCGTAGATCGTTATTAGTGTTTGCTTCAAACGCCAAACGATCCATGTTGCTGTTGGGAGCATAATTCAAAGTTACTGCGTTACCCGCTTGCAGACGAGTGAACAACAAATCTTTGCCGGTGAAGCTTGTGTTTAAATTCAACCGTGCCCGGTAATGAAAGTGCGGCGCTACATTCGTTCCGCCTTCGCCGATGATATCGCTGCCGGCAAAAATAACTTCTCCGCGTAGTTTTGTGGTTGTGGAAAATTGGTTTTCTTCAAGTTCGCGGGTGCGAGCTTCCAACGAATCCACACGACCGCGCAAAGTAGCTAATTCAGCCTGAAATTCGTTTAATAAGCGTTCCAGGGTGGCTAAGTCTTCACGGGTAACGAAGTTGTTTCCAGGTTGAATTTGTGCGGTAATGGCTTCTAAGCAAGCGTTGACACCGGCTGCAAATTCGTAACGAGTTAAAGCACGGTTGCCTCGGAACGTCCGGTCGGGATAGCCAACAATACAACCATATCTTTCAACTAAGTTCCGCAGTGCTTCGTAGGCCCAGTCTGTGGGCCGCACGTCTGACAGTTCGTTGACGGATCTCAATTGATCCATCGCCTCGCTTTCGCCTGCGGGGACTTCACCGGCTTCTAAGGAATCAATCGAAGCTTCCACCGGCGTTAAGGTTTCTTCTGCTTCCCCGACCGGCAGTTGGCTTGTCAGATTGTTATTTGTTCCAGCACTTGTCGGCATTTGAGCCGTCATGGCTGCGGGAGCGCTCAGATCGCTCAGCGTCATAATCTCAGCAATAGAGCTATTTAACTGCTGAGTCCCTTCGTTGTTTTGTGGCAAGCTGGCCGTTTGGTCAGCTTTTGAGTTCTCTATTGGTGACGTGCCGGCAGTCATTTCTGCTGCTAGGGCACTGTTAGCCAATACTAATGTAGCGCCCAGTACAGCGGGACTGTATTGTAGGGCAGCCTTGAAAATCTTTAGCATCATCATTTTTTCCTCACACCTCGCTAAGATTCTAAAACTGCTGTGCGGTTTTTGGTTGTCGCTTTTGACGTTACCCACAGAATTTATCAGATTGTATCAATTTTTGCAGCTTGGCGTTTATTTAAAATTAACTATTTATTTTATAAAAAAGCTTGTTTTGTTGTCTACTTCTCTGTTAAGAGAGTTTTTCCTAATTTCCACTGTCAGAAATTTTCATTTTAAATGCTTATACTCTCTTAAAGATTTGATAATTGACAGGTTAAGAACCTCGGTCGGATGATGGCCCCTAGTGTCTTTTGCTGGCCTCAGCCTCCCTAGTCCTATAGCCAAAGGTATTTGCACAACTTTCTCCTCACATCCGCATTTTATTTTTTTATATTAAGTATAGAAAATTGTTTGCTTTGTTGAAGAAAAGCATGGATTCAAGCACTATAGACTGAGAATGTCTTAAACAGGACGCTTGAGGGTTTTCTCACAAAAAATAAAAGATTTTTCTCACATTAACGGGCCGATTCAAAGAATCTGGGACAAAAACTTGCGAGTACGTTCTTCTTTGGGATTTTGGAAAAATTCAGTGGGTGGGCCTTCTTCCACCGGCACCCCACCATCCATCAACACTACTCGATCCGCCACTTCCCTTGCAAACCCGACTTCGTGAGTTACCACTACCATTGTCATCCCTGAATCAGCCAAATTTCGCATTACGTCCAACACTTCTCGCACCATCTCCGGGTCTAATGCCGAGGTTGGCTCATCAAACAACATAATTTTAGGCTGCATTGCCAACGCCCTCGCAATGGCTACCCGTTGTTGTTGTCCTCCCGAAAGTTGGCCCGGATATTTTTTGGCCTGTTCCAAAATTCCTACTCTTTCTAACAATTGCATTGCCACTTCTTCGGCTTTAACTTTTGTCCACCGGCGCACCCAAATCGGTGCCAATGTCACATTTTCCAAAACCGTTAAGTGAGGAAATAAATTAAATTGCTGAAACACCATCCCAACTTCTTGTCGGATAGCATCAATATTCCGTAAGTCGTTGGATAATTCTATTCCATCTACAATAATTCTGCCTTTTTGATATTCTTCCAAGGCATTAAATGTGCGGATAAAAGTAGATTTTCCTGAACCCGATGGCCCCATAATTACGACCACTTCTCCCCGTTTTACAGTCAGACAAACTCCTCGTAAAACGTGGAAATGTCCATACCATTTATGAACGTCCTCAGCTACGATCATTAATTCGTTGTCTAGTTCATTATTGTTGATCATTTTTTCCTCTTACTTTATTTAGTGTTTACCGAGACTAAGTTGATGTTCTAAGCGTTGACTAATTAAAGCCATGCTGTAACAAAAAAACCAATAAAGAATACCGGCAAATAAATAAACTTCTGCATATCTTCCTAAAAATTCTGGCTGGGCCAAAACTGAACGACTCATCCCCATTAATTCTTGTAATCCTACAATTGATAATAATGTCGTATCTTTAAATAAACTAATAAATTGACCGACAATTGCCGGAATGACAGCCCTTAAAGCTTGAGGTAAAACAATCAACCCAATGACATAAAATGGATTCAAACCCAATGCTCTTGCAGCTTCGGCTTGACCACGCGGAATAGATTGTAAACCCCCTCGTACATTTTCTGCCAGATAAGCAGAACTAAATAATGTTAACCCAGCAATGGCTCGCACAATGCGATCTAACCGAATTTCTGGCGGGAATAATAAAGGTAGCATAACCTGCGCCATAAATAAAATCCCAATTAACGGTAATCCCCTGATGACTTCTATATAAAAAATACAGAGACTTCTGACAACCGGCAATTTACTTTGTCTCCCCAAAGCCAGTAATACTCCTATGGGAAAAGACAAAATAATGCTAATAGCTGCCATTAATAAAGTCAATAATAAACCGTTCCATAATTCTGTTCCCACCGGCACTAAACCCAAACCCCCTCCTATCAACCAAAGGCTAACAGGAAAAGCGCTTAACCAAGCCACCGGCATCCATTTTTTGAGGTGCGAAATTTCAATTAAGTTTAGCGCTGTTAATCCACCCAGAAGAATAACTACTACAAAAAGTCGCCATTCTTGGCCGGCGGGAAATCGCCCGATTAAAAATAAACGAAGGTTTTCGGAAATAACCGTCCATTGAGCTTTGCTAGTTAACCACCCTAAAAAAACCGTTAAAGTTTGGTAAATAATTGCTAAGGAAAAAACGGTTAGTAGAGAATTGAGCCAGCTATTAAAGAGATTTTTTTTCGCCCAGGTTAATAAATTGGGGGTTTCGGCAGTTTTTTGCATAATTATTTATTTTGCACGTTAGGTAAGCTTTTTTAAGGAAATTAGGGTTATCTTTCTTTGATTTGAACTGTTTTGTTAAACCAATTCATCAACAGAGAAATGATTAGATTAAAGCTTAAATAAGTTAACATAAGTAATAGGATAACCTCTACAGAACGGCCTGTTTGATTGAGAGTAGTGGAGTAGACAGAGTAAACATCTGGATAGGCGACAGCGATGGCGAGGCTGGAATTTTTAGCCAGGTTTAGATATTCGCTGGTGAGGGGAGGAATAATCACTCTTAAAGCTTGGGGAAAAATCACAAGGCGCATTGCTAAATCTGGTTTTAATCCAAGGGCTTTGGCGGCTTCCCATTGTCCTTTGGGAACTGCTTGGAGGCCGGCCCGTACAATTTCGGCGATGAAAGCTGCGGTGTAAGTTGTTAGTCCAAAAAGTAATGCAGAAAATTCTGAGGATAAATGGAGAGTGGCAATATCTAAACCTTTGTTGCTGAACGACAATATCCCCAATAAGTTAATGGCGGTTTCTGGTGGAGGGAAACTTAGAAAAATGGCAAAGTACCAGAAAAATAGTTGCAGTAATAGGGGAGTATTTCGGATTGCTTCTACATAAAAAATGGCGAGGCGTCGCAGTAACCAATTATCGGAGAGGCGGGAAATTCCAATGGTTACGCCGATAAGGGTTGCTAAAATTATTCCAATCAAAATGACGCGAAGCGAGTTGAGTATTCCTATGAACATGGCGCGAGCATAAGCATCGGTGCGTTCGTAGGATAAAGGTCTTTCTCCGATATCAAAGGCTGCTTGTTGTCCGAGGAAATCAAAGCCAAAGTCTAAGTTTAGCCGTTCTAGGTTGTAGGTGAGGTTATCCCAAAGAACGGCTAATGTAATGAGGACGGCTAGGATCATTAGTGCTTGGCCGGCAATGTGCCAAAATCTTATATCTCGCCATAGGGGGATGGCAGATTTTTGTGTTTTGGTTTTGGTTTTTTTTTGGTTCATTACCGGTTTTTTTTCATTTGGCTTTTTTAGGAGAATTTTGCGACCAGTTGGTCACATTTTTGGCGCTTGAGGGAGTTTTTTTACCGCAGATGTATGGCAGGCAAGATGCCTGCCCCACAGATGAACGCGGATGAATGGGATGGGTTGTTGATTGGTTGTTTGGGGTTTAGAGGAATGGTGGGGAGTACATTAGGCCGCCTTTTGTCCAAGGGGTGTTAATGCCTCTGGGTAAATTTAAGGGGGTTTTGGGGCCGAGGTTTCGTTCGTAGAGTTCGCCGTAGTTGCCGATGTGTTTAATGATCCGCACGGCAAAGTCTTGGGGGAGTCCCATTCCTGGGCCGAGGTTGCCTTCTGCTCCTAAAAATCTTCGCACAACGGGATCTGTGCTGGTGGTTGCTAGTTGGGTGACGTTTTGGGAGGTGATGTCTAGTTCTTCGGCGTTGAAAAGGGCGTAGACTATCCATTTCATGGCATCAAACCACCGCGAGTCGCCGTTGAGAACGCAGGGGGCTAAGGGTTCTTTCGACATTACGACATCTAAAATTACATGATCTTCTGGTTTGGGAAGGATACTACGCCGGCCGGCAAGTTGGGAACGGTCTGTTGTGACTCCCTGACATCTACCTTGTGCGTAGGCGGCGAAGGTGGCGTCTGTTTCTTCAAAAACTAGGGGGGTGTATTTAACTCCGGCTTTTGCCATTTGATCGGCTAGGTTTTTTTCGGTGGTGGTGCCGGTTTGCACACAAATCGATTTTCCTTCTAAGTCTTTGAGTGTTTTTATGCCGCTTTCTTTCGTAACCATGATGCCTTGTCCGTCATAAAAAACGGTGGGCCCGAATTCCATGCCGACTTCTGTATCTCTTCCGAGTGTCCATGTGGTGTTTCGGCTGAGTATATCTACTTCACCGGCCTGCATGGCGCTGAATCGTTCCTTGGGGGTGAGGGTTCTAAATTCTACGGCGTCGGGGTTGTTGAATAAGGCGGCGGCTACGGCGCGACATACATCTACATCGAATCCGCCATATCTGCCTTCTTTGTTGACAAAGCTAAATCCTGGTAAGTCTGCTCCTACGCCACAGATCAGTTTTCCCCGTTGCAATATAGTATCGAGTCGGCTGGTATTTCTAGTGCTACTGCCCGATTGGCTGTTTGATTGTTCAACGTTGCGCCGGTTGACGCAGGCAGTTAGAGGTGTGACTACCAGCAGGCCGGTTAATATCCATAAACTCCATTTCGGCATAGTTGTTTTGAGTTATTTGTTCTGGCTTATGGGAAACACAGGATTAGATTGATAAATTGGTTTGGTTGTGTTTATCTTACAGGTTGATTAGTGGCATGACACCATTCACCGCTCTCTGTAAGGACACGCACACATAATCTATAGACTTTGGGTGCAATGTGGTTACATTCAGAGAATCATACTTTTAATGGCACCAAAATAATGATGAAACCAACCGGCTTATTATTCTTTCTGATATTTTTCGCTTTTCCGGGTGCGGCGCTGGCGGCTGAAACACCGGCCCCTGATGATTTGATTACCCGCATAATTGACCCGATTTTTGCGGAAATTGTCAAGGCGATGAGTGGGATTTTGTTTTTCAGTGTTGGTGGTATCCCTTTTATTGTTCTTTGGCTCATGGGCGGTGCTATCTTTTTTACTGTCCGCATGGGTTTTATCAATTTTCGGGCTTTTAAACACGCAATTTATGTGGTTCGTGGTCATTATGATGACCCAGCAGAACAAGGTGAGGTAACTCATTTTCAGGCTTTGTCGGCGGCTCTTTCAGCAACAATTGGTCTTGGTAATATTGCTGGGGTGGCGATTGCTATTAAGTTGGGTGGCCCTGGTGCGATGTTTTGGATGACGGTGGCCGGTTTGCTGGGGATGTCAAGCAAGTTTGTTGAATGTACTCTGGGTCTCAAATACCGCATTGTTAATGCAAATGGTCAGGTTTCTGGGGGGCCGATGTATTTTTTGTCTCGCGGTTTGGCTGAGATTGGCTACCGGCCTCTGGGCAAGGTTCTGGCTATTTTGTTTGCGGTTTTCTGTATCGGTGGCTCGTTTGGTGGCGGTAATATGTTCCAAGCCAATCAATCCTATGCAGCGGTGGCGGAAGTTTTACCGATTTTTGCCGGTCGTAGTTGGCTTTATGGTTTGGTGGCGGCTTTTTTGGTGGGTTTGGTGATTATTGGAGGCATTCGCCGCATTGGTGCGGTGGCTGAGTTTCTGGTGCCTTCGATGTGCCTAATTTATGTGATTGCTTCGCTTTGGATTTTGCTGTTAAATCTGCCGGCGGTTCCCAACGCTATTGTCACTATTTTTAGGGAGGCTTTTACCCCGACTGCTGTTGAGGGGGGTTTTATTGGGGTTTTGGTTCAAGGTGTACGGCGGGCTTCTTTCTCTAATGAGGCCGGTATTGGTTCGGCTTCTATTGCTCACTCGGCTGCTCGCACCCATGAACCTGTCCGCGAGGGTATTGTGGCTTTGCTGGAACCGTTTATCGATACGGTGGTGATTTGCAATATGACTGCAATTGTTGTGATTCTCACCGGCGTCTATAACAACCCGGCAACGGCCAATCTTGAGGGGGTTTACATGACTTCGGCTGCTTTTTCGACGGTGATTAGTTGGTTTCCGGCGATTTTGGCGCTTTCTGTGTTTTTGTTTGCCTTTTCAACGATGATTTCTTGGAGTTACTACGGCGAGCGGGCTTGGGTTT
Coding sequences:
- a CDS encoding iron uptake porin, producing the protein MMMLKIFKAALQYSPAVLGATLVLANSALAAEMTAGTSPIENSKADQTASLPQNNEGTQQLNSSIAEIMTLSDLSAPAAMTAQMPTSAGTNNNLTSQLPVGEAEETLTPVEASIDSLEAGEVPAGESEAMDQLRSVNELSDVRPTDWAYEALRNLVERYGCIVGYPDRTFRGNRALTRYEFAAGVNACLEAITAQIQPGNNFVTREDLATLERLLNEFQAELATLRGRVDSLEARTRELEENQFSTTTKLRGEVIFAGSDIIGEGGTNVAPHFHYRARLNLNTSFTGKDLLFTRLQAGNAVTLNYAPNSNMDRLAFEANTNNDLRIHKLYYRFPIGNATIFVDANEGEYFSNTFTFNPLFASDSQGSISRFGRFNPIYRQGSGGPGITINYDFSKAFGITAGYLAPNGSNPDFEPPNSGGFFRGSYAALGQLTFRPSDAFALGVTYAHSYNRDGRNVSAGTGSNFANNPFNGAPTSGNHFGVQASLKASSRFSLSGWAGYSKVMNENTDNEATLWNWAVTLGLADLGKKGNLLGFVVGMPPKVTDNDVSTREDSDTSMHFEAFYRYQVTDNISITPGVFVITNPDHNDSNETDVVGTIRTTFTF
- a CDS encoding amino acid ABC transporter ATP-binding protein; amino-acid sequence: MINNNELDNELMIVAEDVHKWYGHFHVLRGVCLTVKRGEVVVIMGPSGSGKSTFIRTFNALEEYQKGRIIVDGIELSNDLRNIDAIRQEVGMVFQQFNLFPHLTVLENVTLAPIWVRRWTKVKAEEVAMQLLERVGILEQAKKYPGQLSGGQQQRVAIARALAMQPKIMLFDEPTSALDPEMVREVLDVMRNLADSGMTMVVVTHEVGFAREVADRVVLMDGGVPVEEGPPTEFFQNPKEERTRKFLSQIL
- a CDS encoding amino acid ABC transporter permease, whose product is MQKTAETPNLLTWAKKNLFNSWLNSLLTVFSLAIIYQTLTVFLGWLTSKAQWTVISENLRLFLIGRFPAGQEWRLFVVVILLGGLTALNLIEISHLKKWMPVAWLSAFPVSLWLIGGGLGLVPVGTELWNGLLLTLLMAAISIILSFPIGVLLALGRQSKLPVVRSLCIFYIEVIRGLPLIGILFMAQVMLPLLFPPEIRLDRIVRAIAGLTLFSSAYLAENVRGGLQSIPRGQAEAARALGLNPFYVIGLIVLPQALRAVIPAIVGQFISLFKDTTLLSIVGLQELMGMSRSVLAQPEFLGRYAEVYLFAGILYWFFCYSMALISQRLEHQLSLGKH
- a CDS encoding amino acid ABC transporter permease; the protein is MNQKKTKTKTQKSAIPLWRDIRFWHIAGQALMILAVLITLAVLWDNLTYNLERLNLDFGFDFLGQQAAFDIGERPLSYERTDAYARAMFIGILNSLRVILIGIILATLIGVTIGISRLSDNWLLRRLAIFYVEAIRNTPLLLQLFFWYFAIFLSFPPPETAINLLGILSFSNKGLDIATLHLSSEFSALLFGLTTYTAAFIAEIVRAGLQAVPKGQWEAAKALGLKPDLAMRLVIFPQALRVIIPPLTSEYLNLAKNSSLAIAVAYPDVYSVYSTTLNQTGRSVEVILLLMLTYLSFNLIISLLMNWFNKTVQIKER
- a CDS encoding amino acid ABC transporter substrate-binding protein, with protein sequence MPKWSLWILTGLLVVTPLTACVNRRNVEQSNSQSGSSTRNTSRLDTILQRGKLICGVGADLPGFSFVNKEGRYGGFDVDVCRAVAAALFNNPDAVEFRTLTPKERFSAMQAGEVDILSRNTTWTLGRDTEVGMEFGPTVFYDGQGIMVTKESGIKTLKDLEGKSICVQTGTTTEKNLADQMAKAGVKYTPLVFEETDATFAAYAQGRCQGVTTDRSQLAGRRSILPKPEDHVILDVVMSKEPLAPCVLNGDSRWFDAMKWIVYALFNAEELDITSQNVTQLATTSTDPVVRRFLGAEGNLGPGMGLPQDFAVRIIKHIGNYGELYERNLGPKTPLNLPRGINTPWTKGGLMYSPPFL
- a CDS encoding alanine/glycine:cation symporter family protein — protein: MKPTGLLFFLIFFAFPGAALAAETPAPDDLITRIIDPIFAEIVKAMSGILFFSVGGIPFIVLWLMGGAIFFTVRMGFINFRAFKHAIYVVRGHYDDPAEQGEVTHFQALSAALSATIGLGNIAGVAIAIKLGGPGAMFWMTVAGLLGMSSKFVECTLGLKYRIVNANGQVSGGPMYFLSRGLAEIGYRPLGKVLAILFAVFCIGGSFGGGNMFQANQSYAAVAEVLPIFAGRSWLYGLVAAFLVGLVIIGGIRRIGAVAEFLVPSMCLIYVIASLWILLLNLPAVPNAIVTIFREAFTPTAVEGGFIGVLVQGVRRASFSNEAGIGSASIAHSAARTHEPVREGIVALLEPFIDTVVICNMTAIVVILTGVYNNPATANLEGVYMTSAAFSTVISWFPAILALSVFLFAFSTMISWSYYGERAWVYLFGEKTMIAYKVLFVICVFIGSVVNLRSVLDFSDMMILTMAFPNMLGGFLLSNKVAADLKNYMDRLNSGEMPVYK